Proteins encoded within one genomic window of Erinaceus europaeus chromosome 13, mEriEur2.1, whole genome shotgun sequence:
- the MMACHC gene encoding cyanocobalamin reductase / alkylcobalamin dealkylase isoform X2, which produces MEPQAAELKLKIEDTLCPFGFEVYPFQVAWYNTLLPPAFHLPLPGSTLAFLVLSTPAMFDQALKPFLKSSHLRELTDPVDQCVAYHLNRVKQSLPELQVEIIADYEVHPNRRPKILAQTAAHVAGAAYYYQRQDVEADPWGTQHIAGVCIHPQFGGWFAIRGVVLLPGIEVPDLPPTKPLDCVPKRADRITLLEGFNFHWRDWTYRDVVTPQERYSEEQKAYFSTPPAQRLALLGLAQKSEPCSAPLEFPFTALTPKNSNRAWGWLNSDVSPLKSASP; this is translated from the exons ATGGAGCCGCAAGCCGCCGAACTGAAGTTGAAGATTGAGGACACGTTGTGCCCTTTTGGCTTTGAGGTTTATCCCTTCCAG GTGGCATGGTACAACACACTCCTGCCTCCAGCCTTCCACCTACCCCTGCCAGGATCAACGCTGGCCTTCCTCGTCCTCAGCACACCAGCTATGTTTGACCAAGCCCTCAAACCATTCCTGAAGAGCTCTCACCTCAGAGAACTGACTGACCCTGTGGACCAGTGTGTGGCTTACCACCTGAACCGTGTTAAGCAG AGCCTCCCAGAGCTACAGGTGGAAATCATTGCTGACTATGAGGTTCACCCCAACCGGCGCCCCAAGATTCTGGCCCAGACAGCAGCCCATGTGGCAGGGGCTGCTTACTACTACCAACGACAGGATGTGGAAGCTGACCCCTGGGGAACCCAG CACATAGCAGGTGTGTGTATACACCCTCAGTTTGGGGGCTGGTTTGCCATCCGAGGAGTTGTGCTGCTGCCAGGAATAGAAGTGCCGGATCTACCACCCACAAAGCCCCTTGATTGTGTACCTAAAAGAGCTGACCGAATTACCCTGCTTGAAGGTTTCAACTTCCACTGGCGTGACTGGACTTACCGGGATGTGGTGACACCCCAGGAGCGCTACTCTGAAGAACAGAAAGCCTACTTTTCCACTCCACCAGCCCAACGTTTGGCCTTGTTGGGCTTGGCCCAGAAGTCTGAGCCTTGCTCTGCTCCCCTGGAGTTTCCATTCACAGCACTCACACCCAAGAATTCCAATAGAGCCTGGGGCTGGCTGAACTCTGATGTTTCACCACTTAAATCCGCTAGTCCTTGA
- the CCDC163 gene encoding transmembrane protein CCDC163 isoform X1, producing MHSSWSERLDELLSATDGNVARIKQRLYPLGVSTAARDLIGTWISPHHLPPQPGAQTPGPWALETLTAPGRLSWAKTHTASPLQDEVLILQTQLQSQTQAVETLRQTVQDLLEDQEQQKHQICSLEASVRLLQRGPERRTLLLEQRLERMRKELQSLRSQVQEQCQAQIQTRPRKCSTPSVLHQEFQNEQQLLWEESEVLREELKLLQDQLSQHQELLLKQMTEGRQTQACNWKISSGAPFLTWSPVSYSSRSRTLRRSTCPLRNPRCS from the exons ATGCATAGCAGCTGGTCTGAGCGGCTCGATGAGCTTCTCAGTGCTACTGACGGAAATGTGGCCCGGATTAAG CAGCGGCTCTATCCCCTTGGAGTTTCCACCGCAG CCAGAGACTTGATTGGGACCTGGATTTCCCCTCACCACTTGCCTCCCCAGCCAGGAGCCCAAACTCCAGGACCTTGGGCTCTAGAGACTCTCACTGCCCCAGGGAGGCTGAGCTGGGCCAAGACCCACACTGCATCTCCTCTCCAAGATGAAGTGCTTATTCTCCAAACCCAGCTTCAATCCCAGACTCAG GCAGTGGAGACACTGAGGCAGACTGTGCAGGATCTTCTAGAAGATCAAGAGCAGCAAAAGCACCAGATCTGCTCCTTGGAAG CATCAGTAAGGTTGCTACAGAGGGGCCCAGAGAGGAGGACCCTTCTCCTGGAGCAAAGACTGGAGAGGATGAGAAAGGAACTACAGAGCCTTCGAAGCCAGGTGCAAGAACAGTGCCAAGCTCAAATACAAACACGTCCTAGAAAGTGCAGTACTCCTAGTGTTCTTCACCAAGAGTTTCAGAATGA GCAGCAGCTGCTATGGGAGGAGTCAGAGGTTCTGCGAGAGGAACTGAAGTTGCTTCAAGACCAGCTGA GCCAGCACCAAGAGCTGCTGCTGAAACAGATGACTGAAGGTCGACAGACTCAGGCCTGCAACTGGAAG atTTCCAGTGGAGCACCCTTTCTAACCTGGAGCCCAGTATCTTACAGCTCAAGATCCAGAACCTTGAGAAGGAGTACCTGTCCTTTAAGGAACCCAAGATGCTCCTGA
- the MMACHC gene encoding cyanocobalamin reductase / alkylcobalamin dealkylase isoform X1 — protein MEPQAAELKLKIEDTLCPFGFEVYPFQVAWYNTLLPPAFHLPLPGSTLAFLVLSTPAMFDQALKPFLKSSHLRELTDPVDQCVAYHLNRVKQSLPELQVEIIADYEVHPNRRPKILAQTAAHVAGAAYYYQRQDVEADPWGTQVRWQHIAGVCIHPQFGGWFAIRGVVLLPGIEVPDLPPTKPLDCVPKRADRITLLEGFNFHWRDWTYRDVVTPQERYSEEQKAYFSTPPAQRLALLGLAQKSEPCSAPLEFPFTALTPKNSNRAWGWLNSDVSPLKSASP, from the exons ATGGAGCCGCAAGCCGCCGAACTGAAGTTGAAGATTGAGGACACGTTGTGCCCTTTTGGCTTTGAGGTTTATCCCTTCCAG GTGGCATGGTACAACACACTCCTGCCTCCAGCCTTCCACCTACCCCTGCCAGGATCAACGCTGGCCTTCCTCGTCCTCAGCACACCAGCTATGTTTGACCAAGCCCTCAAACCATTCCTGAAGAGCTCTCACCTCAGAGAACTGACTGACCCTGTGGACCAGTGTGTGGCTTACCACCTGAACCGTGTTAAGCAG AGCCTCCCAGAGCTACAGGTGGAAATCATTGCTGACTATGAGGTTCACCCCAACCGGCGCCCCAAGATTCTGGCCCAGACAGCAGCCCATGTGGCAGGGGCTGCTTACTACTACCAACGACAGGATGTGGAAGCTGACCCCTGGGGAACCCAGGTCAGATGGCAG CACATAGCAGGTGTGTGTATACACCCTCAGTTTGGGGGCTGGTTTGCCATCCGAGGAGTTGTGCTGCTGCCAGGAATAGAAGTGCCGGATCTACCACCCACAAAGCCCCTTGATTGTGTACCTAAAAGAGCTGACCGAATTACCCTGCTTGAAGGTTTCAACTTCCACTGGCGTGACTGGACTTACCGGGATGTGGTGACACCCCAGGAGCGCTACTCTGAAGAACAGAAAGCCTACTTTTCCACTCCACCAGCCCAACGTTTGGCCTTGTTGGGCTTGGCCCAGAAGTCTGAGCCTTGCTCTGCTCCCCTGGAGTTTCCATTCACAGCACTCACACCCAAGAATTCCAATAGAGCCTGGGGCTGGCTGAACTCTGATGTTTCACCACTTAAATCCGCTAGTCCTTGA
- the CCDC163 gene encoding transmembrane protein CCDC163 isoform X2, with translation MHSSWSERLDELLSATDGNVARIKRLYPLGVSTAARDLIGTWISPHHLPPQPGAQTPGPWALETLTAPGRLSWAKTHTASPLQDEVLILQTQLQSQTQAVETLRQTVQDLLEDQEQQKHQICSLEASVRLLQRGPERRTLLLEQRLERMRKELQSLRSQVQEQCQAQIQTRPRKCSTPSVLHQEFQNEQQLLWEESEVLREELKLLQDQLSQHQELLLKQMTEGRQTQACNWKISSGAPFLTWSPVSYSSRSRTLRRSTCPLRNPRCS, from the exons ATGCATAGCAGCTGGTCTGAGCGGCTCGATGAGCTTCTCAGTGCTACTGACGGAAATGTGGCCCGGATTAAG CGGCTCTATCCCCTTGGAGTTTCCACCGCAG CCAGAGACTTGATTGGGACCTGGATTTCCCCTCACCACTTGCCTCCCCAGCCAGGAGCCCAAACTCCAGGACCTTGGGCTCTAGAGACTCTCACTGCCCCAGGGAGGCTGAGCTGGGCCAAGACCCACACTGCATCTCCTCTCCAAGATGAAGTGCTTATTCTCCAAACCCAGCTTCAATCCCAGACTCAG GCAGTGGAGACACTGAGGCAGACTGTGCAGGATCTTCTAGAAGATCAAGAGCAGCAAAAGCACCAGATCTGCTCCTTGGAAG CATCAGTAAGGTTGCTACAGAGGGGCCCAGAGAGGAGGACCCTTCTCCTGGAGCAAAGACTGGAGAGGATGAGAAAGGAACTACAGAGCCTTCGAAGCCAGGTGCAAGAACAGTGCCAAGCTCAAATACAAACACGTCCTAGAAAGTGCAGTACTCCTAGTGTTCTTCACCAAGAGTTTCAGAATGA GCAGCAGCTGCTATGGGAGGAGTCAGAGGTTCTGCGAGAGGAACTGAAGTTGCTTCAAGACCAGCTGA GCCAGCACCAAGAGCTGCTGCTGAAACAGATGACTGAAGGTCGACAGACTCAGGCCTGCAACTGGAAG atTTCCAGTGGAGCACCCTTTCTAACCTGGAGCCCAGTATCTTACAGCTCAAGATCCAGAACCTTGAGAAGGAGTACCTGTCCTTTAAGGAACCCAAGATGCTCCTGA